In Gemmata obscuriglobus, a single genomic region encodes these proteins:
- a CDS encoding type IV pilus modification PilV family protein, whose translation MTRRPGLTMTELLVAIFVVAIGLAGVMSMVPFGAKQMSDALVADRTATLATSIDALVRSYWKDKIADDLARQDDPTYQDREPFWPALDDAGSGLTVPAATEASYPVFLDPMGVSGRLSSDAAQLRVGDGGATLIPRRTMNGTRLNPPFAPYKPPATPPSGWNTLNTQEASLAWRMWSQPDGFSWDENSQPQVVSGLTPSSSITVRELRYNALAVIQRPTNSNRTTATLKIVVFSNRRHQFYPAGSEHVIPKTAGVAFTPGSTALRISSSLLPANVEIRKGGWLMDATIDGSIRHANFYRVVSAADDGSGTLDIELDSPVKRLDGSTGQYNATVVVMPGIAGVFERPELTGNFAP comes from the coding sequence ATGACCCGCAGACCCGGACTGACGATGACCGAGCTGCTGGTCGCCATCTTCGTGGTGGCGATCGGACTGGCCGGGGTGATGAGCATGGTGCCGTTCGGCGCCAAACAGATGAGCGATGCGTTGGTCGCCGACCGCACCGCGACCCTCGCCACCAGCATCGACGCCCTGGTGCGGAGCTACTGGAAGGACAAAATCGCCGACGACCTCGCCCGGCAGGATGACCCCACATATCAGGACCGCGAGCCGTTCTGGCCGGCACTCGATGATGCGGGCAGCGGCCTCACCGTACCCGCTGCGACCGAGGCGAGTTATCCGGTGTTCCTGGACCCGATGGGGGTGTCAGGGCGATTGTCTTCGGACGCCGCACAACTCCGCGTGGGTGACGGTGGGGCCACCTTGATACCCCGGCGCACGATGAACGGAACGCGGCTCAACCCGCCGTTCGCCCCGTACAAGCCGCCGGCGACCCCGCCGTCCGGCTGGAACACGCTGAACACGCAGGAGGCTTCGCTGGCGTGGCGGATGTGGAGCCAGCCCGACGGCTTCTCCTGGGACGAGAATTCGCAACCGCAGGTGGTTTCGGGCCTGACTCCGAGTAGCAGCATTACGGTGCGCGAGCTGCGGTACAACGCGCTGGCCGTGATCCAACGCCCGACCAACAGCAACCGGACAACCGCAACGCTCAAAATAGTGGTGTTCAGTAATCGTCGGCACCAGTTCTATCCGGCCGGGTCTGAACACGTTATTCCCAAAACCGCTGGCGTGGCCTTTACGCCGGGTTCCACCGCGCTTCGGATCTCGTCGAGCTTGCTCCCGGCGAACGTCGAGATCCGCAAGGGCGGCTGGCTGATGGACGCGACGATCGACGGCTCCATCCGGCACGCGAACTTCTACCGCGTGGTGAGCGCCGCCGACGACGGGTCGGGGACACTGGACATCGAACTCGACTCCCCGGTCAAGCGGCTGGATGGGAGCACGGGCCAGTACAACGCAACGGTCGTGGTGATGCCGGGCATCGCCGGGGTGTTCGAGCGGCCGGAACTTACCGGTAACTTCGCCCCGTGA
- a CDS encoding pilus assembly FimT family protein, whose amino-acid sequence MIRTQNTRRSGFTLVELLVGISIFLALAGLVLLLYPGARDQDRVRYAVSDITAQLRMAQSMAARDKAPRGIRFVLSNDATNDDKTDARWVTEMQYVEQPPPLIPTTTPLNFPRASNPNLGTAPELIENLAPRVRFDYGFVSSGMNAGAINGRRCFIENLKSEEADLIQPGCTIVMPTFNSWNKIALPSIPVPTTVKKTGPNAKNLYTVEAVLEVYPDAVMGGSTQAVVYNFAVYLLAVPLVGEPIIPLPKKICVDLNVSVPDRVNATTDLDVIFGPDGKLLGGSGGQLFLWVRDYTKPAVYTIIPPTTPPPPASPTPRLAAYKTGQDLVDALQKGGEQHVIAIRSSGTIAHNNIAWPGNGTSYTSGGEPFKLVRDLGQ is encoded by the coding sequence ATGATCCGCACCCAGAACACCCGCCGCAGCGGATTCACGCTCGTCGAACTGCTGGTCGGCATCTCGATCTTCTTGGCGCTAGCCGGGCTCGTCCTGCTGCTCTATCCGGGTGCCCGGGACCAGGACCGGGTTCGGTATGCGGTTTCCGACATCACCGCGCAACTGCGTATGGCTCAGAGCATGGCGGCCCGCGATAAAGCCCCGCGCGGCATCCGGTTCGTGCTCTCTAACGACGCAACCAACGACGACAAGACTGACGCTCGGTGGGTCACCGAGATGCAGTATGTGGAACAGCCCCCGCCGCTGATTCCGACCACGACCCCACTAAATTTCCCGCGGGCCAGCAACCCGAACCTGGGGACTGCCCCCGAGCTAATCGAAAACCTCGCGCCGCGGGTCCGGTTCGACTACGGGTTCGTGTCGTCCGGGATGAACGCGGGTGCGATCAACGGCCGCCGCTGTTTCATTGAAAACTTAAAATCGGAAGAAGCGGACCTGATTCAGCCCGGTTGCACGATCGTGATGCCGACCTTCAACTCCTGGAACAAGATCGCTCTACCCAGCATACCCGTCCCCACAACGGTGAAAAAAACCGGGCCGAATGCGAAAAACTTGTACACCGTCGAGGCCGTTCTGGAGGTGTACCCGGATGCGGTCATGGGCGGGAGCACGCAGGCCGTGGTCTACAACTTCGCGGTCTACCTGCTGGCCGTACCACTCGTGGGCGAGCCGATCATCCCGCTGCCCAAGAAGATTTGCGTGGACCTGAACGTCAGCGTTCCGGACCGGGTGAACGCCACCACCGACCTGGATGTCATATTCGGGCCGGACGGCAAGCTGCTCGGCGGCAGCGGCGGTCAACTGTTCCTGTGGGTGCGTGATTACACCAAGCCCGCCGTATACACAATCATCCCCCCCACCACCCCTCCTCCTCCCGCCTCCCCCACCCCTCGGTTAGCGGCTTATAAGACGGGGCAGGACTTGGTAGACGCGCTGCAAAAGGGTGGCGAACAACATGTGATCGCAATTCGCTCGTCCGGTACGATCGCGCACAACAACATCGCGTGGCCCGGAAACGGGACCAGTTACACGTCGGGCGGCGAACCGTTCAAGTTGGTTCGCGATCTGGGGCAGTAG
- a CDS encoding type II secretion system protein: MHTNTLARGRSAHRHAFTLVELLVVISIIGILTALVVAGTMKFKESAMTNTADNQVSQLQVRLREDYSFVVQKCHREGAPQAIVTFCGGDKDKALAIHTAATLKVHFPETFDEATSTFSIMSGATTIYTYDWKRTFAPVKNQSSSGTPAGTPDQHRAVLLYLILAERATAGGTGDAGGITGEQKPLKIANTDYTVFVDPYGTPLIYYRWLQLSELDQPPYVNRKFNDGRDFIDPLDPKGLMGSWGTTSTISPALGFVTPGTASRNRVPTVLCAGKDRRYDYFTPKGAQLPVPPYASGDLSQEDDRLGYRLDRFGGKGGKQ, from the coding sequence ATGCACACGAACACTCTCGCACGCGGTCGCTCCGCTCACCGACATGCGTTTACGCTGGTCGAACTGCTTGTAGTCATTTCGATCATCGGAATACTGACCGCACTCGTCGTCGCCGGGACGATGAAGTTCAAAGAGTCGGCCATGACAAACACGGCTGATAACCAGGTCAGCCAGCTTCAGGTGCGACTGCGCGAAGACTACAGCTTTGTGGTGCAAAAGTGCCACCGTGAAGGGGCACCGCAAGCGATCGTGACATTTTGCGGTGGAGACAAAGATAAGGCCCTGGCCATCCACACAGCGGCCACACTAAAGGTCCACTTTCCGGAGACCTTTGACGAGGCGACCAGCACGTTTTCGATCATGTCCGGAGCAACAACCATTTACACCTACGACTGGAAGCGAACTTTCGCCCCGGTCAAAAATCAGAGCAGCAGCGGCACGCCGGCCGGCACGCCGGACCAACACCGCGCCGTGCTCTTGTACCTGATTCTGGCAGAGCGAGCGACTGCCGGCGGGACCGGGGACGCGGGGGGAATCACCGGCGAACAGAAGCCGCTCAAAATTGCGAACACCGACTACACGGTATTCGTCGATCCCTACGGCACACCGCTTATCTACTACCGGTGGCTCCAGCTAAGCGAACTCGACCAACCGCCCTATGTGAACCGCAAGTTTAACGACGGCAGGGATTTTATCGACCCACTGGACCCGAAAGGTTTGATGGGCAGTTGGGGCACCACAAGCACGATCAGCCCTGCACTGGGTTTTGTCACCCCGGGTACCGCGTCTCGCAACCGGGTGCCGACGGTGCTATGCGCTGGGAAAGATCGGCGCTACGACTACTTCACACCCAAAGGCGCACAACTCCCCGTTCCTCCATATGCGTCGGGTGACTTGTCTCAAGAAGATGACCGCCTCGGCTACCGGCTTGATCGGTTCGGGGGGAAAGGGGGCAAACAATGA
- a CDS encoding type II secretion system protein, protein MNLRRTGRNRRAGFTLIELLVVIGIIALLIGLLVPAVMKVRTGIKRSENQWRMSQISQAADMFCASEALSRPGYLPQGPFRLMPSYSAGDAEAMYLKHLFPNLDITNTKLPTVTLTDGNEVALFFLTGGEITRYTGFSNNSQFPFDAGSPGESRKGPFLQLKSGMYEPVATGRAKLIDPYGSPYAIFFNRQGNYGTQSFTWKNAKEETTTSSPFWRGNPKKYENPKGIQIISAGEDAKFGPGGDWGTNVPTGGGDDDWSNFSQAKLGAGPQ, encoded by the coding sequence ATGAACCTGAGGCGGACGGGCCGGAACCGGCGGGCGGGCTTCACGCTGATCGAGCTGCTGGTGGTGATCGGCATCATCGCGCTGCTGATCGGGCTCCTGGTCCCGGCGGTGATGAAGGTGCGGACCGGCATCAAGCGGAGCGAAAACCAGTGGCGAATGAGCCAGATCTCGCAAGCGGCCGACATGTTTTGCGCTTCTGAGGCACTGAGCAGGCCCGGCTACCTTCCTCAGGGGCCGTTCAGGCTTATGCCCTCGTACAGTGCGGGCGATGCCGAAGCCATGTACCTCAAGCACCTGTTTCCGAACCTCGACATAACCAACACTAAGTTGCCGACCGTGACCTTGACGGATGGAAACGAGGTCGCGTTGTTTTTCCTTACCGGGGGGGAAATCACTCGGTACACGGGCTTCTCCAACAATTCACAGTTTCCTTTTGACGCGGGCAGCCCGGGCGAATCTCGCAAAGGGCCGTTTCTGCAACTCAAGAGCGGCATGTATGAGCCGGTCGCCACGGGCCGGGCCAAACTCATCGACCCCTATGGTAGCCCCTACGCGATCTTCTTCAATCGTCAGGGCAATTACGGGACGCAATCGTTCACCTGGAAGAACGCGAAGGAGGAAACGACCACGTCGAGCCCGTTCTGGCGTGGGAACCCGAAGAAGTACGAGAACCCAAAAGGCATCCAGATTATTTCGGCAGGTGAGGACGCCAAGTTCGGTCCGGGTGGCGACTGGGGGACGAATGTGCCGACCGGGGGCGGCGATGACGACTGGAGCAACTTCTCGCAAGCCAAGCTCGGCGCAGGCCCGCAATAA
- a CDS encoding type II secretion system F family protein produces MPTFKYEALDTSGAEVKDSIEAANEEEAQQKVKAKGYFVTKLTAVAGGKGSKGKGKKKTGKSRKTFVIGGVKQKQLVTFTRQFSTLQDAGLPVLRSLRILERQMPPSALKNSMIDVVDDVESGSALSEALSRHPKAFSKLYVNMVRAGEAGGALEIILQRLADFLEKAQSLKSKIIGAMVYPAVVIFVAVAILTFIMVAIIPKFKKIFDEFGMTLPWATLTLIRVSNWMSEYWWTIPLFPTALYFLIKLIRLSRAGNFALDRATLWIPVVGQLVEKTIVARTMRTLGTLISSGVPILEAISIVKETANNAVFERMFQRIFESIREGDTIADPLRESRLVDAMVVNMVEVGEETGDLDTMLYKIADFYDEWVDNLVKSLISLLEPIMIVFLGFTIGAIVISLFLPLIKLLEGLSK; encoded by the coding sequence ATGCCTACGTTCAAGTACGAGGCGCTGGACACGTCCGGGGCCGAGGTCAAGGACTCCATCGAAGCCGCCAACGAGGAAGAGGCGCAGCAGAAGGTCAAGGCGAAGGGGTACTTCGTCACCAAGCTGACCGCGGTCGCCGGGGGCAAGGGGAGCAAGGGCAAGGGGAAGAAGAAGACCGGCAAGAGCCGCAAGACGTTCGTCATCGGCGGCGTCAAGCAGAAGCAACTGGTGACCTTCACCCGCCAGTTCTCGACGCTCCAGGACGCCGGCCTGCCGGTGCTCCGGTCGCTCCGCATCCTGGAGCGGCAGATGCCGCCCAGCGCGCTCAAGAACTCCATGATCGACGTGGTGGACGACGTCGAGTCCGGCTCGGCGCTGTCCGAGGCCCTGAGCCGGCACCCGAAGGCGTTCAGCAAGCTGTACGTGAACATGGTGCGGGCCGGCGAGGCCGGTGGTGCGCTGGAAATCATTCTCCAGCGGCTCGCGGACTTCCTCGAGAAGGCCCAGAGCCTCAAGTCCAAGATCATCGGCGCGATGGTCTACCCGGCGGTCGTGATCTTCGTCGCGGTGGCGATCCTCACCTTCATCATGGTGGCGATCATCCCGAAGTTTAAGAAGATCTTCGACGAGTTCGGGATGACCCTGCCGTGGGCCACTCTGACGCTCATCCGGGTCTCGAACTGGATGTCCGAGTACTGGTGGACCATTCCACTGTTCCCAACCGCACTGTACTTCCTGATCAAGCTGATCCGGCTGTCGCGGGCCGGGAACTTCGCCCTGGACCGGGCCACGCTCTGGATACCGGTGGTGGGCCAGCTCGTCGAGAAGACGATCGTGGCCCGGACCATGCGGACGCTGGGCACCCTGATCAGCTCCGGCGTGCCGATCCTGGAGGCCATCTCGATCGTGAAGGAGACGGCCAACAACGCGGTGTTTGAGCGGATGTTCCAGCGGATCTTCGAGTCGATCCGCGAGGGCGACACGATCGCCGACCCGCTCCGCGAGTCCCGTTTGGTGGACGCGATGGTCGTGAATATGGTGGAGGTGGGCGAGGAGACCGGCGACCTGGACACGATGCTCTACAAGATCGCCGACTTCTACGACGAGTGGGTGGACAACCTCGTCAAGTCGCTGATCTCGCTGCTGGAGCCCATCATGATCGTGTTCCTGGGTTTCACCATCGGCGCCATCGTGATCTCGCTGTTCCTGCCGCTCATCAAGCTGCTGGAAGGTCTGAGCAAGTAA
- a CDS encoding four helix bundle protein codes for MPKKSPDLRVRTKAFALRVMRLVDTLPATRSGDVIGKQLLRSATSVGANYRAACRGRSPAEFVAKLGVVEEEADESAYWFELLTEGGLVKPEALADLHAEAGEIVAMVVASIKTTRNGTR; via the coding sequence TTGCCCAAGAAGTCGCCCGACCTTCGTGTCCGCACGAAGGCGTTTGCCCTTCGCGTCATGCGGCTGGTGGACACTTTGCCGGCCACGCGTTCGGGTGATGTGATCGGTAAGCAGCTCCTGCGCAGCGCGACCTCGGTGGGTGCCAACTACCGGGCCGCGTGCCGGGGGCGGTCGCCGGCGGAGTTCGTCGCGAAGTTAGGGGTTGTTGAGGAAGAGGCCGACGAATCGGCCTACTGGTTCGAGCTGCTGACGGAAGGCGGGCTGGTGAAGCCGGAGGCACTGGCCGACCTGCACGCGGAGGCCGGTGAAATCGTGGCCATGGTGGTGGCGTCTATCAAGACCACCCGAAACGGCACCCGGTAA
- a CDS encoding GspE/PulE family protein → MATPTPPSNPNPPKKPTAPAAGPPKPPAGQPPKAGAPRPGAAPQKAGAAPQKAAPQPAAKKAPAKDRFSYIDANTRQLAKKLEDLGFLDGPQVETLYEDLRTTDAQLGELAMQRGLINEEQLLQAQAEIHGMRVANLEDTKPTPAAVKLVMKNIAEVYKLVPISFENDVLTVAMSDPNNMQATDDLRNLLPGVRQVNAILGPPKQVQALMQRAYSNEKEESISSVYAQIAADESIGSASTGRENSIDIGDLAEMANAAPVRKLINMVLLMAIRDHASDIHFEPFEDEYKMRYRCDGVLYEMVPPPRHLATAIASRIKVMANLDIAERRMPQDGRIELNVGGNPVDMRVSVLPTLFGESVVIRVLDRTNVGLSLDRIGMPPDLLGTFRAVIHKPNGIVLVTGPTGAGKTTTLYSALSELNDIETKLITTEDPVEYEIDGIIQCPINHEIDVTFASALRAILRQDPDVILVGEIRDLETAGIAIQASLTGHLVFSTLHTNDAPSSITRLRDMGVEPFLITATVEAIQAQRLVRRVCVNCKTAYEPTREQIMEVNLTPDQVGKRPFYYGEGCDKCNNLGFKGRTGLYEILVMNDDLRDMVSRGASTDAVRAYCRKTGTPGLREAGLKALFAGTTTLDEVVRETVQEDEA, encoded by the coding sequence ATGGCCACGCCGACGCCGCCGAGCAACCCGAACCCGCCCAAGAAGCCCACGGCCCCGGCCGCGGGGCCGCCGAAGCCGCCCGCCGGCCAGCCGCCGAAGGCGGGCGCCCCGCGCCCCGGGGCCGCGCCCCAGAAGGCCGGCGCCGCGCCCCAGAAGGCGGCGCCGCAGCCGGCCGCCAAGAAGGCCCCGGCCAAGGACCGCTTCTCGTACATCGACGCCAACACCCGCCAGCTCGCCAAGAAGCTCGAGGACCTCGGGTTCCTCGACGGCCCGCAGGTCGAGACGCTCTACGAGGACCTGCGCACCACCGACGCGCAGCTCGGCGAGCTGGCCATGCAGCGCGGGCTCATCAACGAGGAGCAACTGCTCCAGGCGCAGGCCGAGATTCACGGCATGCGCGTGGCGAACCTGGAGGACACCAAGCCCACGCCGGCCGCGGTCAAGCTGGTGATGAAGAACATCGCGGAGGTGTACAAGCTCGTCCCGATCAGCTTCGAGAACGACGTGCTGACGGTCGCGATGTCCGACCCCAACAACATGCAGGCCACGGACGACCTCCGCAACCTGCTGCCCGGGGTGCGGCAGGTGAACGCGATCCTCGGGCCGCCCAAGCAGGTCCAGGCGCTGATGCAGCGGGCCTACTCGAACGAGAAGGAGGAGTCCATCTCGTCGGTGTACGCCCAGATCGCCGCCGACGAGAGCATCGGGTCCGCCTCCACGGGCCGCGAGAACAGCATCGACATCGGCGACCTGGCGGAGATGGCCAACGCCGCCCCGGTCCGGAAGCTCATCAACATGGTGCTGCTGATGGCCATCCGCGACCACGCCTCGGACATCCACTTCGAGCCGTTCGAGGACGAGTACAAGATGCGGTACCGGTGCGACGGGGTGCTGTACGAGATGGTGCCCCCGCCGCGCCACCTCGCCACCGCCATCGCCAGCCGCATCAAGGTCATGGCGAACCTGGACATCGCCGAGCGGCGCATGCCCCAGGACGGCCGCATCGAGCTGAACGTGGGCGGCAACCCGGTGGACATGCGGGTGTCGGTGCTGCCCACGCTGTTCGGCGAGAGCGTCGTCATCCGGGTGCTGGACCGCACCAACGTCGGGCTGTCGCTGGACCGCATCGGGATGCCGCCGGACCTGCTCGGCACGTTCCGGGCGGTGATCCACAAGCCCAACGGGATCGTCCTGGTGACCGGCCCGACCGGGGCCGGCAAGACCACCACGCTGTACTCGGCGCTGTCCGAGCTGAACGACATCGAGACCAAGCTCATCACCACCGAGGACCCGGTCGAGTACGAGATCGACGGCATCATCCAGTGCCCGATCAACCACGAGATCGACGTCACCTTCGCCAGCGCGCTGCGGGCCATCCTGCGGCAGGACCCGGACGTGATCCTCGTGGGCGAGATCCGCGACCTCGAGACCGCCGGCATCGCCATCCAGGCGTCGCTCACCGGGCACCTGGTGTTTAGCACGCTGCACACCAACGACGCCCCGTCGTCGATCACCCGGCTCCGCGACATGGGGGTGGAGCCGTTCCTCATCACCGCCACGGTGGAGGCGATCCAGGCCCAGCGGCTGGTGCGGCGCGTGTGCGTGAACTGCAAGACCGCCTACGAGCCGACCCGCGAGCAGATCATGGAGGTGAACCTGACCCCGGATCAGGTGGGCAAGCGGCCGTTCTACTACGGCGAGGGGTGCGACAAGTGTAACAACCTCGGGTTCAAGGGCCGCACCGGGCTGTACGAGATCCTGGTCATGAACGACGACCTGCGCGACATGGTGAGCCGCGGGGCCAGCACCGACGCGGTCCGGGCGTACTGCCGCAAGACCGGCACCCCGGGGCTCCGCGAGGCCGGCCTGAAGGCCCTGTTCGCCGGCACCACCACCCTCGACGAGGTGGTGCGCGAGACGGTGCAGGAAGACGAGGCCTAA
- a CDS encoding type IV pilus twitching motility protein PilT — protein sequence MEKLLATVIQLKASDLHISVGQPPVVRHQGRMKKLDLGGLILDNDDTTGLMKSITPDRCQQELQTKGGADFAIEYVDGYRFRVAVFKQKGTVGMVLRRIPSQFLTFEQLRTPEAIRSLIIRPRGLFLVTGPTGSGKTTSLASMLNFLNDNYDRHIITLEDPIEYFHKHKKSTVNQREIGIDVPDFKEGIRRALRMDPDVILVGEMRDLETIRAALEAAETGHLVFGTLHTSGAASTVDRVVTVFPENEQDQIRTQLSGSLIGVLSQALLPRKPEGLIAAYEMMVVTPAIRNLIRENKTYRIDSSVQTGRKHGMFLLDDSLFRLWREDLCEKEEVLLKSSKPNELAAKIAHAERGLEDEDEEGGGEDEEEDEDEDEEDDDDNDRKRRRR from the coding sequence ATGGAGAAGTTGCTCGCGACGGTGATCCAGCTCAAAGCGAGTGACTTGCACATTAGCGTCGGTCAGCCGCCGGTCGTGCGCCACCAGGGGCGTATGAAGAAGCTCGACCTCGGCGGGCTGATCCTTGACAACGACGACACCACCGGGCTGATGAAGTCCATCACCCCGGACCGGTGTCAGCAGGAGCTGCAGACGAAAGGTGGCGCCGACTTCGCCATCGAGTACGTCGACGGTTACCGGTTCCGCGTCGCGGTGTTCAAACAGAAGGGGACCGTCGGGATGGTGCTGCGGCGCATCCCGAGCCAGTTCCTCACGTTCGAGCAACTGCGAACGCCCGAAGCGATCCGGTCCCTCATCATCCGCCCCCGCGGGCTGTTCCTGGTGACCGGCCCCACCGGGTCCGGCAAGACGACGTCGCTGGCGTCGATGCTGAACTTCCTGAACGACAACTACGACCGCCACATCATCACGCTGGAAGACCCGATCGAGTACTTCCACAAGCACAAGAAGAGCACCGTCAACCAGCGCGAGATCGGGATCGACGTGCCCGACTTCAAGGAGGGCATCCGCCGGGCGCTGCGCATGGACCCCGACGTGATCCTCGTCGGTGAAATGCGCGACCTCGAAACGATCCGGGCGGCGCTCGAGGCCGCCGAAACCGGGCACTTGGTGTTCGGCACGCTCCACACCTCCGGCGCGGCCTCGACCGTGGACCGGGTGGTCACGGTGTTCCCCGAGAACGAGCAGGACCAGATCCGCACGCAGCTCTCGGGCTCGCTCATCGGGGTGCTGTCGCAGGCGCTCCTGCCGCGCAAGCCCGAGGGGCTCATCGCCGCCTACGAGATGATGGTGGTGACGCCCGCCATCCGGAACCTGATCCGCGAGAACAAGACGTACCGCATCGACTCGTCGGTGCAGACCGGGCGCAAGCACGGCATGTTCCTGCTGGACGACTCGCTGTTCCGGCTGTGGCGCGAGGACCTGTGCGAGAAGGAAGAGGTGCTCCTCAAGTCCAGTAAGCCCAACGAGTTGGCGGCGAAGATCGCGCACGCCGAACGCGGCCTCGAAGACGAAGACGAGGAGGGGGGCGGCGAGGACGAGGAGGAGGACGAAGACGAGGACGAAGAGGACGACGACGACAACGACCGCAAGCGGCGGAGGCGGTAA
- a CDS encoding GspE/PulE family protein, translated as MAKARGDFADILLRKKMISPDQIAEAEATGLKLQDAIIKLQYLAANEVMSAIAEFYGMQFVDLKEVSIAKAVIELVPESVARENLVIPLNLEDNTLSLITADPTNYETIEKLKFILNKEIKPVLAVQEQIQEAINANYGQSETESVDSMLVEFTDTAIEFTQTESTTAMASADDSDAPVVKLVNLVISEAITLRASDIHIEPFGDRVRIRYRIDGVLVERDAAPRRLLAPMLSRIKIMGQIDISEKRRPQDGRIKMTVQGKHFDLRVSLLPTVHGQSAVMRILDRGNIQVSIKDLGFAEDDYMRFQQIIKRPNGIFLVTGPTGSGKTTTLYSALNELNRPDRKIITAEDPVEYYLPGINQVEVKHNIGLDFARIIRAMLRQAPNIILVGEIRDKETAEIAVQASLTGHLVFSTLHTNDAPSAVTRLGDIGVPPFLIASSVIAIMAQRLVRMNCIKCRESYQPQAAEIKAGGLTPEELSKANFMKGRGCNHCRQTGYRGRQGIFEMLRMTSAIREMTFAQAPTQDIRRKARGGGMRSLLEDGILKAIRGSTTLEEVLSTCHAEVLVAREA; from the coding sequence ATGGCCAAAGCGCGCGGCGACTTCGCGGACATTCTTCTCCGCAAGAAGATGATCAGCCCGGACCAGATCGCCGAGGCGGAAGCCACCGGCCTCAAGCTCCAGGACGCGATCATCAAGCTCCAGTACCTCGCGGCCAACGAGGTGATGTCCGCGATCGCCGAGTTCTACGGGATGCAATTCGTCGACCTCAAAGAGGTTAGCATCGCCAAGGCGGTCATCGAACTGGTCCCCGAGTCGGTGGCCCGCGAGAACCTCGTTATTCCACTCAACCTGGAAGACAACACCCTCTCGCTCATCACCGCCGACCCGACGAACTACGAGACCATCGAGAAGCTTAAGTTCATTCTGAACAAGGAGATCAAGCCGGTTCTCGCGGTCCAGGAGCAGATCCAGGAGGCCATCAACGCGAACTACGGTCAGTCGGAAACGGAGTCCGTGGACTCCATGCTCGTCGAGTTCACCGACACCGCGATCGAGTTCACCCAGACCGAAAGCACGACGGCGATGGCTTCGGCCGACGACTCGGACGCGCCGGTCGTGAAGCTGGTCAACCTCGTCATCTCGGAAGCGATCACCCTCCGCGCGTCGGACATCCACATCGAGCCGTTCGGCGACCGCGTTCGGATCCGGTACCGGATCGACGGCGTGCTGGTCGAACGCGACGCCGCCCCCCGGCGGTTACTGGCTCCGATGCTGTCGCGTATCAAGATCATGGGTCAGATCGACATCAGTGAGAAGCGCCGCCCGCAGGACGGGCGCATCAAGATGACGGTGCAGGGCAAACACTTCGACCTGCGGGTCAGCCTGCTGCCGACCGTCCACGGCCAGTCGGCCGTCATGCGCATTCTGGACCGCGGCAACATTCAGGTCAGCATCAAGGACCTGGGATTTGCGGAAGACGACTACATGCGGTTCCAGCAAATCATCAAGCGCCCCAACGGGATCTTCCTGGTCACCGGACCGACCGGCTCGGGGAAGACCACCACACTGTACTCCGCGCTCAACGAACTCAATCGTCCGGACCGGAAAATCATCACCGCCGAGGACCCGGTCGAGTACTACCTGCCCGGGATCAACCAGGTCGAGGTGAAACACAACATCGGGCTCGATTTCGCCCGGATTATTCGCGCCATGCTTCGTCAAGCGCCTAACATTATTTTGGTAGGCGAAATTCGCGACAAGGAGACCGCAGAAATCGCCGTGCAGGCTTCTCTGACTGGACACTTGGTTTTCTCGACACTGCACACGAACGACGCGCCCAGTGCTGTGACCCGCCTCGGTGACATCGGAGTGCCTCCGTTCCTCATCGCCAGCTCGGTCATCGCGATCATGGCTCAACGTCTGGTGCGGATGAACTGCATCAAGTGTCGCGAGTCGTATCAGCCGCAAGCGGCAGAGATTAAGGCGGGCGGCCTCACGCCGGAAGAACTCTCGAAAGCGAACTTCATGAAGGGCCGCGGCTGTAACCATTGCCGGCAAACAGGTTACCGCGGTCGCCAGGGCATTTTCGAGATGTTAAGAATGACCTCGGCAATTCGTGAAATGACATTTGCCCAGGCCCCAACGCAGGACATTCGCCGGAAGGCGCGGGGGGGCGGGATGCGTTCGCTGCTCGAAGACGGGATTCTGAAAGCTATCAGGGGCAGCACCACATTGGAGGAGGTGCTGAGCACCTGCCACGCGGAAGTGCTCGTTGCCCGCGAAGCTTAG